The following are encoded together in the Cyanobacterium aponinum PCC 10605 genome:
- a CDS encoding pirin family protein, translated as MITIRPSEERGKANLGWLDSKHTFSFGSYYDPNYMGFASLRVINEDKIAPTQGFNTHSHQNMEIITYVLEGELEHKDSIGNGSIIRPGDVQRMSAGRGIAHSEFNPSSQETVHLLQIWIQPNQIGVDPSYEQKYFADDEKQGKLRLIASEDGREGSVKIHQDADLYVMLLGKNEEIKHNIPENRSLWLQIVRGSGKINGHIVNVGDGVAITQEKKLDFIATEDNTEILLFDLA; from the coding sequence ATGATTACTATTCGCCCAAGTGAAGAAAGAGGAAAAGCCAATTTAGGATGGCTTGACAGTAAACATACTTTTTCTTTTGGTAGTTACTATGATCCTAATTACATGGGTTTTGCCAGTTTACGAGTAATCAATGAAGACAAAATTGCACCCACTCAAGGCTTTAACACCCATAGTCATCAAAACATGGAAATAATTACCTATGTTTTAGAAGGAGAACTAGAACATAAAGACAGTATCGGTAATGGTTCAATTATTCGTCCTGGTGATGTACAAAGAATGTCTGCCGGTAGAGGAATCGCCCATAGTGAATTTAATCCCTCATCTCAAGAAACAGTCCATCTACTACAAATTTGGATTCAACCAAATCAAATAGGAGTTGACCCCAGTTATGAACAAAAATACTTTGCCGATGATGAAAAACAAGGAAAATTAAGACTAATTGCTTCTGAAGATGGTAGAGAAGGATCTGTCAAAATTCACCAAGATGCGGATCTTTATGTAATGCTTTTGGGTAAAAATGAAGAAATTAAGCATAATATTCCAGAAAATCGCTCTTTATGGTTACAAATAGTTAGAGGTTCAGGAAAAATTAACGGTCATATCGTTAATGTTGGTGATGGTGTTGCTATCACTCAAGAAAAGAAATTAGACTTTATAGCTACTGAAGATAATACAGAAATTTTATTATTTGATCTAGCCTAG
- a CDS encoding DUF3370 domain-containing protein, with amino-acid sequence MLELISFFFNQPSPSILLAQNNTPAIVTEENNTIRPLTGELNQIPVFNSNSPELIVGEGILLSTFPPDNKNTPTAHLNYPLQGRFDIFAHHVAKAVDENDTRTLYLGIILQNPTNETVTINILQGASYLSQPDAPFIKLPSLVESSNTYAGPGSRVMGEILQEKRQDIFPAQITLKAGESKMLLNAPIPVQTLEPKINGRSTYMRLLSDGEVYVASLAMYRDEENNPPSLSQWQDLLNNGELSAPRDLAPTPPDATGKRIYGRVAGVSIGNQWKTDLVDSVNSTILTIPESGKAFSYGLSTLVGGTFGLNQVQTAPLTVRYPDTAYSAHGNYGVEYSLTLPLFNPSNESKTVNIALSTPLKQETPKINFFENPPNQVFFRGLVQVKYNDNQNVPRWRYFHLVQNRGQKGENLVTVTIPPQGQKLVSIDFLYPPDATPPQILTVETN; translated from the coding sequence ATGTTAGAGCTAATATCATTCTTCTTCAATCAACCATCACCTTCTATTCTTCTGGCTCAAAATAATACCCCTGCCATAGTCACCGAAGAAAATAATACCATTCGCCCCCTCACAGGGGAATTAAACCAAATACCCGTATTTAACAGTAATAGCCCTGAATTAATCGTAGGAGAGGGAATTTTACTTTCTACTTTTCCTCCCGACAATAAAAATACCCCTACAGCCCATTTAAACTACCCTTTACAAGGAAGATTCGATATTTTTGCCCATCATGTTGCCAAGGCAGTTGATGAAAATGATACTAGAACTCTTTATTTAGGTATAATCCTTCAAAATCCCACTAATGAAACCGTTACTATCAATATTTTGCAGGGAGCGAGTTATTTAAGCCAACCTGATGCTCCTTTCATTAAATTACCTTCTCTGGTAGAAAGCAGTAACACTTACGCAGGACCGGGTAGTAGAGTGATGGGAGAAATATTACAAGAAAAACGCCAAGATATTTTTCCTGCTCAAATTACCTTGAAAGCAGGGGAAAGTAAAATGTTGTTAAATGCCCCTATTCCAGTACAAACCCTTGAACCAAAAATTAACGGGCGCTCAACTTATATGAGGTTATTAAGCGACGGAGAAGTCTATGTAGCCAGTTTAGCTATGTATCGAGACGAAGAAAATAACCCCCCTAGCTTGTCTCAATGGCAAGATTTATTAAATAACGGGGAATTGTCTGCCCCCAGAGATTTAGCACCAACTCCTCCCGATGCCACTGGAAAAAGGATTTATGGCAGGGTAGCCGGAGTGTCTATTGGTAATCAATGGAAAACAGATTTAGTTGACTCTGTTAATAGCACAATTTTGACTATTCCCGAATCAGGAAAGGCTTTCTCCTATGGCTTAAGCACTTTAGTAGGGGGAACTTTTGGACTTAATCAAGTACAAACTGCACCTTTAACCGTGAGATACCCAGATACCGCCTATAGCGCCCATGGAAATTATGGTGTTGAGTATAGTTTGACTTTGCCTTTATTTAATCCTAGCAATGAAAGTAAGACTGTTAATATTGCCCTTTCTACTCCCCTTAAGCAAGAGACTCCAAAAATTAATTTTTTTGAAAACCCACCAAATCAAGTCTTTTTCCGAGGATTAGTACAAGTCAAATATAATGATAATCAAAATGTACCCCGTTGGCGTTATTTTCATTTAGTACAGAATCGTGGACAAAAAGGAGAAAATTTAGTAACAGTGACGATACCTCCTCAAGGACAAAAGTTAGTATCCATAGACTTTCTTTATCCTCCTGATGCTACTCCTCCGCAAATCCTGACGGTAGAAACCAATTAA
- a CDS encoding GAF domain-containing protein, which translates to MTQAPEKPSLQSTTQEKGNTSPVYATRNQKTPPVNTTPPVVKWFYDLSIRKKQLLVVVGAQAISFAVLLGVGVLEIVTGGREQLINQSISELEATKINYDIKINQMGFGFRGQSDNVAIINAALTRANGNSLTPTQQSLVKQILQNEITARNIEYATLVGRDQRIIVSANNNRAGEVFDPNGLVSQVINNPQQIKTTEIVSWQDLQAENPPLLPRLIPNQDVVIRYTFTPVFNPNNRDQVIGVLVSGDVVNGKYSIVFDTINEFKGGYSAVYQVNSEDNISLASSATNNEDTTNQLIASQKLLELALENPNQIVSFRDKVGDETFTFTAQTIQNKAGEPVAILVRGTPEKALNQIIANSLKTQGQTALIVLILNFILIIVLGRVIANRLEQLQKTTTQFAEGNYRVRANIVGQDEIGDLADTFNLLAENIESNETLLLLDAEKASLFQEITGARVVDEDDINQVFDRSLPKAKEILEVDRLVIYRFKPNWSGYISNEAGDPDLPSALSEQLNDPCIPLSLRDSYINGRVVATENVYTAGFAPEHEALMHRLQIKSNLVIPIISQGQLFALLIAHHCRQHHQWQEKEISFLSQIALRYGVILDRVNILKAQMTSATRAEQLKEITLNLAEGLSPQEVMDTAVLETRKVLRCDRSIVYEFDEKWQGTIIAESVAEGYPQALGAKIHDPCFEEEYVEKYLQGRVQATPDIHNAGLTLCHLKQLDPFEVKANLVAPIIVNRKLIGLLICHQCSNIREWEPSEIDFMTQVATQVGLALERVKLIDLQLQAEQEQRQAKELLQQRALELLMQVDPVSKGDLTIRATVTEDEIGTIADSYNATIESLRQIVSQVQNAALEVAQTTSNNESDMEILRLEIAEQVENIAQALQTVNAMSRSSKIVAESAEQAEEALIKAQESVAVGDSAMNKTVRSIMDIRATVQQAADQVKKLGDTTENISNFVSLIGRFAAQTHLLALKASIEAARAGEQGQGFAVIADEVRALATQSAQATADIDKLVTDILSETKVVVTSMEEGNELVVEGSKLVEETRQSLNQITAATVQINELVEAIAAAAFEQSENSEEVSITMGDVAKVAEKTNSSVTQLSQSFIQLRSLARKLESDVAKFKVS; encoded by the coding sequence ATGACTCAAGCACCAGAAAAACCAAGTTTACAATCAACCACTCAGGAAAAAGGAAATACTTCTCCTGTTTATGCCACAAGAAATCAAAAAACCCCTCCTGTGAATACAACCCCCCCCGTGGTGAAATGGTTTTATGATTTATCCATTCGTAAAAAACAATTGTTAGTAGTAGTAGGAGCTCAAGCCATTTCTTTTGCCGTACTTTTAGGAGTAGGTGTTTTAGAAATTGTTACAGGTGGTAGAGAGCAACTTATTAACCAATCAATTTCTGAGCTAGAAGCCACCAAGATTAACTACGACATTAAAATTAATCAGATGGGCTTCGGTTTTCGGGGACAATCGGATAACGTTGCAATTATCAACGCCGCTTTAACTCGTGCTAATGGTAATAGTTTGACTCCCACTCAACAAAGTTTAGTGAAACAAATTCTTCAAAATGAAATTACTGCTCGTAATATTGAGTATGCTACTTTAGTGGGAAGAGATCAGAGAATAATTGTTAGTGCTAATAATAATCGGGCAGGGGAGGTTTTTGATCCCAATGGCTTAGTTTCTCAAGTAATTAATAATCCCCAACAAATCAAAACTACTGAAATTGTTTCTTGGCAAGATTTACAAGCAGAAAATCCTCCTTTGTTGCCTCGTCTAATTCCTAATCAAGATGTGGTTATTCGTTATACTTTTACTCCTGTTTTTAACCCCAACAATCGGGATCAAGTGATAGGGGTGTTAGTTTCTGGAGACGTGGTTAACGGGAAATATTCCATTGTATTTGATACGATTAATGAGTTTAAGGGGGGGTATAGTGCGGTTTATCAGGTTAACTCCGAAGATAATATCTCTTTAGCTAGTTCTGCTACCAATAATGAAGATACAACGAATCAGCTAATTGCTAGTCAAAAATTATTGGAGTTAGCATTAGAAAATCCCAATCAAATTGTTTCTTTCAGAGATAAAGTAGGGGACGAAACTTTTACTTTTACTGCCCAGACCATTCAAAATAAAGCCGGTGAACCTGTGGCCATTTTAGTACGGGGGACTCCTGAAAAAGCACTTAATCAAATTATTGCCAATAGCCTTAAAACTCAAGGACAAACGGCACTAATCGTATTAATTCTTAATTTTATTCTGATAATTGTTTTAGGAAGAGTTATTGCAAATCGTTTAGAACAGTTACAAAAAACGACCACTCAATTTGCTGAAGGTAACTATCGAGTAAGGGCAAATATTGTTGGACAGGATGAAATTGGTGATTTAGCGGATACATTTAATTTACTCGCAGAAAATATTGAAAGTAATGAAACTTTACTTTTATTAGATGCAGAAAAAGCCAGTTTATTCCAAGAAATTACGGGGGCAAGGGTAGTTGATGAAGATGATATTAATCAAGTGTTCGATCGCAGTTTACCAAAAGCAAAAGAAATTTTAGAAGTTGATCGTCTTGTTATCTATCGCTTTAAGCCTAATTGGAGTGGTTATATTAGCAATGAAGCAGGAGATCCAGATTTACCCAGTGCTTTGAGTGAGCAGTTAAATGATCCTTGTATTCCTTTATCCTTAAGGGATTCTTATATAAACGGTAGGGTTGTGGCAACAGAAAATGTTTATACCGCAGGGTTTGCTCCTGAACATGAAGCCTTGATGCACCGCTTACAAATCAAATCCAATTTAGTTATTCCCATCATCAGTCAAGGACAACTATTTGCTTTATTGATTGCCCATCATTGTCGTCAACATCATCAATGGCAAGAAAAAGAAATCTCTTTCTTAAGTCAAATTGCTTTACGATACGGAGTAATTTTAGACCGGGTTAATATCTTAAAAGCCCAAATGACTTCGGCAACTCGTGCAGAACAACTCAAAGAAATAACCCTTAATTTAGCTGAAGGTTTAAGTCCGCAGGAGGTTATGGATACCGCAGTTTTAGAGACTCGTAAAGTATTGAGATGCGATCGCTCTATTGTTTATGAATTTGATGAAAAATGGCAAGGTACAATCATTGCTGAATCTGTAGCAGAAGGCTATCCTCAAGCCCTCGGTGCGAAAATCCATGATCCTTGTTTTGAAGAAGAATATGTAGAAAAATATTTGCAGGGCAGAGTTCAAGCAACTCCAGATATTCACAATGCAGGATTAACTTTATGTCACCTAAAACAATTAGATCCTTTTGAGGTAAAAGCCAACTTAGTTGCCCCCATTATCGTTAACCGTAAATTAATCGGCTTATTGATTTGTCACCAATGTTCAAACATAAGAGAATGGGAACCCTCAGAAATTGACTTTATGACTCAAGTTGCCACTCAAGTAGGACTAGCTTTAGAAAGAGTCAAATTGATTGACTTACAGTTACAGGCAGAGCAAGAACAAAGACAGGCAAAAGAGTTATTACAACAAAGAGCGTTAGAACTATTAATGCAAGTTGACCCTGTTTCTAAAGGGGATCTAACCATTCGTGCCACTGTTACGGAAGATGAAATCGGTACGATTGCTGACTCTTATAACGCCACCATTGAAAGTTTAAGACAAATTGTATCCCAAGTACAAAATGCGGCGTTAGAAGTAGCTCAAACTACCAGTAATAATGAAAGTGACATGGAAATTCTGCGCTTAGAAATTGCTGAACAGGTAGAAAATATTGCTCAAGCCTTACAAACGGTAAATGCTATGAGTCGTTCTAGTAAAATTGTGGCAGAAAGTGCGGAACAAGCGGAAGAAGCCCTAATCAAAGCTCAAGAAAGCGTTGCTGTGGGAGATTCAGCAATGAATAAAACCGTGCGCTCAATTATGGATATTCGTGCCACTGTACAACAAGCCGCAGATCAGGTTAAAAAACTAGGGGATACCACAGAAAATATTTCCAATTTCGTGTCTCTGATTGGCAGATTTGCCGCTCAAACACACCTTTTGGCTTTGAAAGCCTCCATTGAAGCGGCACGAGCTGGAGAGCAAGGACAGGGCTTTGCGGTGATTGCTGATGAGGTTCGGGCTTTAGCGACTCAGTCTGCTCAGGCAACGGCTGACATTGACAAGTTAGTGACGGACATTCTTTCAGAAACAAAGGTGGTGGTAACTTCCATGGAAGAGGGCAATGAATTAGTTGTTGAGGGTAGTAAACTGGTAGAGGAAACCCGCCAGAGTCTTAACCAAATTACCGCCGCTACCGTACAGATTAACGAGTTAGTAGAAGCGATCGCGGCTGCAGCATTTGAACAGTCAGAAAACTCGGAGGAAGTTAGTATCACAATGGGAGATGTGGCAAAGGTAGCTGAAAAAACTAATTCTTCGGTAACTCAACTTTCTCAATCCTTTATTCAGTTAAGGTCTCTTGCTAGAAAATTAGAGTCTGATGTGGCTAAATTTAAGGTCAGTTAG
- a CDS encoding carbonic anhydrase has protein sequence MKKLIEGLHRFQAGYFKSHQDLFESLSHGQNPRILFITCSDSRIDPNLITQANVGELFVIRNAGNIIPPFGATNGGEGAAVEYAIAALGIEQVIVCGHSHCGAMKGLLKMSKLAEDMPLVYEWLKQAEATRRLIKENYSHVPEENLLRITVAENVLTQLENLSTYPIIRSRLHQGKLSLHGWVYNIERGEVLTYDPVIHDFVTLEQRNNSPEPEYIYNLYPSCSVSQAEGCRTYGIEEDNNNHNITHHQIAHTATHTQNNRNPNLPRSNRLSQEQAERIYRGSR, from the coding sequence ATGAAAAAACTTATTGAAGGATTACACCGATTCCAAGCAGGTTATTTTAAAAGTCATCAGGATTTATTTGAAAGTTTATCCCACGGGCAAAACCCCCGTATTCTATTTATAACTTGCTCTGATTCTCGTATTGACCCAAACTTAATCACTCAGGCAAATGTCGGGGAATTATTCGTTATTCGTAATGCAGGTAATATTATTCCCCCCTTCGGAGCTACAAATGGTGGAGAAGGAGCGGCCGTAGAATATGCGATCGCAGCTTTAGGGATAGAACAAGTGATCGTCTGTGGTCATTCCCACTGTGGTGCAATGAAAGGATTATTAAAAATGTCTAAGTTAGCAGAAGATATGCCCTTAGTTTACGAGTGGTTAAAACAGGCAGAAGCTACCCGCCGTCTCATCAAAGAAAATTATAGTCATGTTCCCGAAGAAAACTTATTGAGAATTACCGTTGCGGAAAACGTCCTAACTCAACTAGAAAATCTTAGCACTTATCCCATTATTCGCAGTAGATTACATCAAGGCAAATTATCTCTTCACGGATGGGTTTATAACATTGAAAGGGGAGAAGTATTAACCTATGATCCAGTAATTCATGATTTCGTCACCCTAGAACAGAGAAACAATTCACCAGAACCAGAGTATATCTATAATTTATACCCTAGTTGTTCTGTCTCTCAAGCAGAAGGTTGTCGAACCTATGGTATCGAAGAAGATAACAATAATCACAACATTACCCACCACCAAATAGCCCACACCGCCACCCATACCCAAAACAATAGAAATCCTAATCTACCTCGCTCTAACCGTCTTAGCCAAGAACAAGCAGAAAGAATTTATCGGGGCTCAAGATAA
- a CDS encoding Ycf34 family protein: MCICVNCLYVDRCNTYYAVEAQHQQPHLTESPDFEPVEPSINVNIRPQEDYIEMEWDVVGCASFTEDMGRWARLRPGEAIPT; this comes from the coding sequence ATGTGTATTTGTGTTAATTGTTTGTATGTCGATCGCTGCAATACTTATTATGCGGTAGAAGCTCAACATCAACAACCCCATTTGACGGAAAGTCCAGATTTTGAACCCGTTGAACCTTCTATAAACGTTAATATTCGCCCTCAAGAGGATTATATTGAGATGGAGTGGGATGTAGTAGGATGTGCGAGTTTCACTGAGGATATGGGTAGATGGGCAAGATTACGCCCCGGAGAGGCTATTCCTACTTAG
- a CDS encoding LysR family transcriptional regulator produces MDKFNQIRGFVLVVESGSFAQASRILGISRSAVNKLVFNLETYLGVQLLHRNTRNVTPTQTGLAFYERCTGILADLEEAEIAVTNLQQRPQGKLRINAPMTFGTINLGDTIASFMAEYPLLKVELSLDDRFVDPIAEGYDMVIRITDKIESSSLVVHQLAEIELILCASEGYIQNYGEPNSPEELENHFCLQYGYFNSPHLWRLTKGDEKKIVKIKSRLCSNNGEILAKGAIADLGITILPRFIIESYLQEGKLRRILPDYSPKTLSLFALYPINRHLSNKIRLLTDFLKNSLKTP; encoded by the coding sequence ATGGATAAATTTAATCAGATTAGAGGTTTTGTGTTAGTGGTGGAGTCGGGTAGTTTTGCTCAGGCTTCTCGCATTTTGGGTATATCTCGTTCGGCAGTGAATAAGTTGGTTTTTAATTTGGAAACTTATTTAGGGGTGCAGTTATTACACCGCAATACTCGTAATGTCACTCCTACTCAAACGGGTTTAGCTTTTTATGAACGTTGCACGGGAATTTTAGCGGATTTAGAGGAAGCGGAAATAGCGGTTACTAATTTACAGCAACGTCCTCAAGGTAAATTGAGGATTAATGCTCCCATGACTTTTGGCACAATTAATTTAGGAGATACGATCGCATCTTTTATGGCAGAATATCCTCTCTTAAAAGTGGAACTTAGTTTAGATGATCGTTTTGTTGATCCCATTGCCGAAGGTTATGATATGGTAATTAGAATTACCGATAAAATAGAGTCCTCTAGCTTAGTAGTTCATCAATTAGCTGAGATTGAGTTAATTTTATGTGCTTCGGAAGGATATATCCAAAATTATGGTGAACCAAATTCCCCTGAAGAATTAGAGAATCATTTTTGTTTACAATATGGTTATTTTAATTCCCCTCACCTATGGAGATTAACAAAAGGAGATGAAAAAAAAATCGTCAAAATTAAAAGTCGATTATGTTCTAATAATGGGGAAATTCTCGCAAAAGGTGCGATCGCAGATTTAGGTATAACAATATTACCAAGATTTATTATCGAATCTTATCTTCAAGAAGGGAAATTAAGAAGAATCCTACCCGATTACTCTCCTAAAACCCTAAGTTTATTCGCACTTTATCCTATCAATCGACATCTATCGAACAAAATTAGATTACTAACAGATTTTCTCAAAAATTCTTTAAAAACTCCTTGA
- a CDS encoding nitroreductase family protein, with protein MNTLEAIYQRRSVKAFDPNHKITPEEEKQLLEATIQAPTSFNIQHWRFVILRDPQLRQKIRQEYGNNQAQMTDASLLILFTADVKAWEKNPSRYWQNAPKEVADLLVNWIAPFHEGREWLQRDEAQRSIGMAMQNLMLAAKEMGYDSCPMIGFDIEKVAELVNLPKDYVIGPMVAIGKKIKEPWPKPGQIPLEDLIVENSF; from the coding sequence ATGAATACATTAGAAGCAATCTATCAACGTCGCTCCGTTAAAGCCTTTGATCCTAATCACAAAATTACCCCAGAAGAAGAAAAACAACTGCTAGAGGCAACAATCCAAGCCCCAACCAGTTTTAATATTCAACATTGGCGTTTTGTAATTCTCCGAGATCCTCAATTAAGACAAAAAATTCGTCAAGAATATGGTAACAATCAAGCTCAAATGACCGATGCTTCTCTTTTAATTCTATTTACTGCTGACGTAAAAGCATGGGAAAAAAATCCTTCTCGCTATTGGCAAAATGCCCCCAAAGAGGTAGCGGATTTATTGGTTAACTGGATTGCACCTTTTCACGAAGGTAGAGAATGGCTACAAAGAGACGAAGCCCAACGCTCCATCGGCATGGCAATGCAAAATTTAATGTTAGCGGCAAAAGAAATGGGTTACGATTCTTGTCCGATGATTGGCTTTGACATTGAGAAAGTGGCAGAGTTAGTCAATTTACCAAAAGATTATGTTATTGGCCCTATGGTAGCAATTGGTAAAAAAATTAAAGAACCCTGGCCCAAACCCGGACAAATTCCCTTGGAGGATTTAATAGTAGAAAATTCTTTTTAA
- a CDS encoding cobalt-precorrin-6A reductase translates to MIWLIGGTSESVIIARLLSDLKQDFVVTVTTDSACKLYENINDIQVVVTKLSLAQMRYFISVWQVFAIIDASHPFALEVSQNAIHLVTSSQGLCLSYLRYERETVTTNNHKNVFYYPDLQSLLSDNWILKQKKVLLTIGAKYLHLFKPYHHQAQFYARILPYQSSLELAEKAGFGCDRIIAIRPPLSLELEKALWQLWDIEIVVTKAGGKAGGEDIKYQLAEELKIPLVVIKRPSLNYPLMAKSVEDVKEFLKNF, encoded by the coding sequence ATGATTTGGTTAATTGGTGGCACATCTGAAAGTGTAATTATTGCTCGTTTATTGTCTGATTTAAAGCAAGATTTTGTGGTGACTGTTACCACTGATTCTGCTTGTAAGTTATATGAGAATATTAATGATATTCAAGTTGTTGTCACTAAGTTATCTTTGGCACAGATGAGGTATTTTATTTCTGTTTGGCAAGTTTTTGCTATTATCGATGCCTCTCACCCCTTTGCTCTTGAGGTTTCCCAAAATGCAATCCACTTAGTCACTTCTTCTCAGGGCTTATGTTTATCTTATCTTCGTTATGAAAGAGAAACGGTAACTACTAACAACCACAAAAATGTTTTTTATTATCCAGATTTACAGTCTTTATTGTCAGATAATTGGATTTTAAAGCAAAAAAAGGTTTTATTAACTATAGGAGCAAAATATTTACACTTATTTAAACCTTATCACCATCAGGCTCAATTTTATGCTCGTATCCTTCCCTATCAATCTTCTTTGGAATTGGCTGAAAAAGCTGGTTTTGGGTGCGATCGCATCATAGCTATTCGTCCTCCTCTGAGTTTAGAATTAGAAAAAGCCTTGTGGCAATTATGGGATATTGAGATAGTAGTTACCAAAGCAGGAGGAAAAGCAGGAGGAGAAGACATAAAATATCAGTTAGCGGAAGAATTAAAGATTCCTCTGGTAGTGATTAAGCGCCCCTCCCTTAATTATCCTTTAATGGCTAAATCTGTTGAGGATGTCAAGGAGTTTTTAAAGAATTTTTGA